The Chitinophagaceae bacterium genome window below encodes:
- a CDS encoding glycoside hydrolase family 28 protein, with translation MKKILCILVTITTVLQLSAQKVFNIRTYGAKGDGITNDAVAIQKAIDACTIAGGGRVLVPAPFTFIAGPFNLKSNIDFHVEGGAMVKASANEKLYTKSAFRTNPGEGSIWIGAENIQNLTISGSGKIDGNGIAFMGDELEDSYVLKPFNVFDPRPHVLTIIGGNNIRIHDVHIGNSAYWTVHLVGCNDVLIAGITLLNSLKVRNSDGIDLDHSKNVRISDCYIESGDDCICIKNRREFEEFGKCENITVTNCTMTSRSCAIKIGSENMDTIQQVLFNNCIIKNSNRGVGIQHRDEGVVRDVVFSNMIIESHLFSDVWWGKAEPIYVTAYRRAKGNNKDANWRFPKGATEGRVGQVSNITFSNIKCISENGIYVSGESQDKIDNIIFDQVDVMINKTTALPGGVYDRRPCEVDGFVKGRTSGFYIDGAGLVSIRNSSVQWGTNRPDYFAHAIESSSSRIINIIGFTGEAANPQRFPAIKK, from the coding sequence ATGAAAAAGATTCTCTGCATATTGGTAACAATAACTACAGTCTTGCAACTTTCAGCGCAAAAAGTATTTAACATTAGAACATATGGTGCAAAAGGAGATGGTATAACCAATGATGCTGTTGCCATTCAAAAAGCAATTGATGCATGTACTATAGCAGGAGGAGGAAGAGTACTTGTACCTGCTCCATTTACATTTATAGCTGGGCCATTCAATTTAAAATCGAATATTGATTTTCATGTGGAAGGTGGAGCAATGGTAAAAGCAAGCGCAAATGAAAAGCTTTATACAAAAAGTGCATTCCGTACAAACCCGGGTGAAGGAAGTATTTGGATTGGAGCTGAAAATATACAGAACCTCACCATCAGCGGCAGTGGAAAAATTGATGGAAACGGCATTGCATTCATGGGCGATGAACTGGAAGATTCTTATGTGCTGAAACCTTTCAATGTGTTTGATCCACGTCCGCATGTGCTTACAATCATTGGCGGTAACAATATCCGGATTCATGATGTACATATTGGTAACTCAGCTTACTGGACGGTTCATTTGGTTGGTTGTAATGATGTGCTGATAGCAGGAATTACACTACTGAACAGTTTAAAAGTCAGAAACAGCGATGGTATTGATCTCGACCACAGTAAAAATGTACGGATCAGTGATTGTTATATTGAAAGTGGTGATGATTGTATTTGTATCAAGAACAGGAGAGAGTTTGAAGAGTTTGGAAAATGTGAAAATATTACTGTTACAAATTGTACCATGACTAGCCGCAGCTGTGCAATAAAGATTGGTTCAGAAAACATGGATACAATTCAGCAGGTGCTGTTTAATAACTGCATCATTAAAAACAGTAACCGTGGTGTTGGTATCCAGCATAGAGATGAAGGGGTGGTAAGAGATGTGGTCTTTTCAAACATGATTATTGAAAGTCATTTGTTCAGTGATGTGTGGTGGGGAAAAGCGGAACCAATTTATGTAACTGCTTACCGTAGGGCAAAAGGAAATAACAAAGATGCCAACTGGCGTTTTCCGAAAGGGGCCACAGAAGGAAGAGTGGGGCAAGTGAGCAATATCACGTTCAGCAATATCAAATGCATCAGTGAAAACGGCATCTATGTAAGTGGTGAATCGCAGGATAAAATTGACAACATCATTTTCGACCAGGTGGATGTCATGATTAATAAAACGACTGCGCTGCCGGGTGGAGTATATGACCGCCGTCCCTGCGAAGTGGATGGATTTGTAAAAGGACGCACTTCAGGTTTTTATATTGATGGTGCAGGTTTGGTCAGTATCAGAAACAGTTCTGTTCAGTGGGGCACAAACCGCCCCGATTATTTTGCACATGCCATTGAAAGCAGTAGTAGTCGCATAATAAATATTATCGGGTTTACGGGTGAAGCAGCTAATCCTCAAAGATTCCCGGCAATAAAAAAGTAA
- a CDS encoding GH92 family glycosyl hydrolase, translating into MEEFNHTADRNILNICIKMILVALMIVLFHKETFSQNLLQYVQPYSGTAPSTTSAALKHSEAGSEKNANTIPSVGLPFGMTQWVAQTRTTETKCIPPYYYKDSLLTGFRGTHWISGSCMQDYGSFTVMPIAGKLKTNNYATPFSHKNETVTPAYYKLELKEFTSEMTASLRCGIIQFTMKQDDSLYVLLMPNSDYEKGFVKVDAAKGIVWGYNPVHRIYQGWGQPAGFSGWFYVRFEKAIVSKGTFAEGKTFQIDSIQQQKGIGAYVGFKLNKGEKLILRIGTSFSSMEGAKKNLQSEIGNKQFNEVLKAAKLQWENSLSKITVQTTDEKAKRIFYTAMYHSMQHPRLYNDVDGTYPKFAGKNELMNAGNRNYYDDFSMWDIYRAQLPLFEILDVSKTNDFVFSMIEKGKQGGWLPIFPCWNSYTSAMIGDHVTAFIASAYNKGIRNYNIQEAYRLMRKNAFTVAGETDYVNGTGRRAMISYLKYNYIPLEDSVPVAFHKKEQVSRTLEYTYDDYALSIVAKGLKKTEDYKALYQRSFNYKKVFDPSVQMMNGKYADGSFYQQLNPDKREAFITEGTARQYTFYVPHDIPGLSNLMGGRKNFENSLDSLFAKGEYWHGNEPGHQIPYLYNYTASPWKTQKIVRNILQEEYTDGPGGLSGNDDAGQMSAWYVFAAMGFYPVDPVSGEYLLSSPLFDKISISGNNGKKFEIISHKNSSEAVYISKVQWNGKLYSQNFITHTMIAQGGKLEIWLQQQPSEWGAKMSNQPKGLSGK; encoded by the coding sequence ATGGAGGAATTCAACCATACAGCAGATAGAAATATTTTGAACATCTGTATTAAAATGATACTGGTTGCTTTGATGATTGTTCTTTTTCACAAAGAAACGTTCAGTCAAAACCTGTTACAGTATGTGCAGCCTTATTCCGGTACAGCTCCTTCCACTACATCAGCAGCATTAAAACACAGTGAAGCAGGAAGTGAAAAAAATGCCAACACTATTCCTTCTGTTGGTTTACCATTTGGCATGACACAATGGGTTGCCCAAACAAGAACAACAGAAACAAAATGCATTCCGCCTTACTATTATAAAGACAGTTTACTAACAGGCTTCCGGGGAACACACTGGATCAGCGGATCATGCATGCAGGACTATGGAAGTTTCACCGTCATGCCGATTGCAGGAAAATTGAAAACAAATAATTATGCAACTCCTTTTTCGCATAAGAATGAAACAGTAACACCTGCTTATTATAAACTTGAGCTGAAAGAATTTACTTCTGAAATGACTGCCTCTTTGCGCTGCGGTATAATACAGTTTACCATGAAACAGGATGATAGTTTGTATGTTCTTCTGATGCCTAACAGCGATTATGAAAAGGGATTTGTAAAAGTTGATGCTGCAAAAGGAATTGTTTGGGGTTATAATCCTGTTCACCGCATTTACCAGGGCTGGGGACAACCTGCAGGATTCAGCGGATGGTTTTATGTCAGGTTTGAAAAAGCAATTGTTTCAAAGGGAACATTTGCAGAAGGAAAAACCTTTCAAATCGACAGTATTCAGCAGCAAAAAGGAATTGGTGCATATGTGGGCTTTAAACTAAATAAAGGCGAGAAACTTATTTTAAGAATCGGAACTTCTTTCAGCAGTATGGAAGGAGCGAAGAAAAATCTGCAGAGTGAAATTGGAAATAAGCAATTTAATGAAGTTTTAAAAGCAGCTAAACTGCAATGGGAAAATTCTCTGTCAAAAATTACCGTACAAACAACTGATGAAAAAGCAAAGCGTATTTTTTATACAGCTATGTATCATTCCATGCAGCATCCCCGGTTGTATAATGATGTGGATGGAACCTATCCAAAATTTGCCGGAAAGAATGAGTTAATGAATGCAGGAAACCGGAATTATTATGACGATTTTTCTATGTGGGATATTTACAGGGCACAATTGCCTTTGTTTGAGATACTCGATGTTTCAAAAACAAATGATTTTGTTTTCTCGATGATTGAAAAAGGGAAGCAGGGCGGATGGTTACCTATTTTTCCTTGCTGGAACAGTTATACTTCTGCCATGATTGGCGATCATGTTACTGCATTCATTGCATCAGCTTATAACAAGGGCATCCGCAATTATAATATACAGGAAGCATACCGTTTGATGCGTAAGAATGCATTTACAGTTGCAGGCGAAACAGATTATGTAAATGGAACGGGAAGAAGAGCTATGATCTCTTACTTAAAGTACAATTATATTCCACTTGAAGACAGTGTGCCGGTTGCCTTTCATAAAAAAGAACAGGTAAGCCGTACACTGGAATATACTTATGATGATTACGCACTGAGCATTGTAGCGAAGGGTTTGAAGAAAACGGAAGATTACAAGGCGTTATATCAACGTTCATTTAATTATAAAAAAGTATTTGATCCATCAGTACAAATGATGAATGGAAAATATGCTGATGGAAGTTTTTATCAACAGTTGAATCCGGATAAACGGGAAGCTTTTATAACAGAAGGCACTGCACGCCAGTATACGTTTTACGTGCCGCACGATATTCCGGGATTATCGAACCTGATGGGCGGCAGAAAGAATTTTGAAAATTCATTAGACAGTTTGTTTGCAAAAGGCGAGTACTGGCATGGAAATGAACCGGGACATCAGATTCCTTATCTCTATAACTATACTGCATCTCCATGGAAAACGCAGAAAATTGTGAGAAATATATTACAGGAAGAATATACAGACGGACCAGGTGGATTGAGCGGTAATGATGATGCTGGCCAGATGAGTGCCTGGTATGTTTTTGCAGCGATGGGTTTTTATCCGGTTGATCCTGTTTCAGGAGAATACCTGTTGAGTTCTCCATTGTTTGATAAAATAAGCATCAGCGGAAACAACGGAAAAAAATTCGAAATCATATCACATAAAAATTCTTCTGAAGCGGTTTACATCAGCAAAGTACAATGGAATGGGAAATTGTATAGTCAGAATTTTATCACCCATACAATGATTGCACAGGGAGGTAAATTAGAAATATGGCTGCAGCAGCAACCCTCAGAGTGGGGAGCAAAAATGAGTAACCAGCCAAAGGGATTATCGGGCAAATAA
- a CDS encoding DUF5009 domain-containing protein, with protein sequence MTQQNQTNTKEKPAGRLLSLDALRGFDMFWIISGEGIFHGFANVVLKKHSLYRNPVDWQIAANGDLSFWERIAAGISNQLHHTVWNGFTFYDMIFPLFIFIAGISMPFSFSNQLNKPGLTIAAAKKSIYRSLIKRTLILLFLGMVVNGLFQWNGYEHTRFASVLGRIALSCFFAAIIFLNTKLRTQIIWFFGLLFFYWAVMMLVPVPGFGAGVLTPEGNFEGYIDRLFLPGRFHNTTFDPEGLLSTIPAVGTALLGVFTGQFLRNNEIAPAKKVLWLIVSALVLLSVGLVWNIVFPINKSMWTSSFVLFAGGWSVLLLAIFYYIIDVAGFKKWCMPFVWVGCNSILIYMAAHGVVNFESTSAFLFHGLYSKTPEVWHDALMWMGVAVIQFGALYFLYKKKWFLKI encoded by the coding sequence ATGACGCAACAGAACCAAACCAACACAAAAGAAAAACCAGCAGGAAGATTACTTTCACTGGATGCACTGCGTGGCTTTGATATGTTCTGGATTATCAGTGGTGAAGGGATTTTTCATGGGTTTGCAAATGTGGTGCTGAAGAAGCATTCTTTATACCGTAACCCGGTTGACTGGCAAATTGCAGCAAACGGTGATTTAAGTTTTTGGGAACGCATTGCTGCAGGCATCAGTAATCAGTTACATCATACAGTTTGGAACGGGTTTACTTTTTATGATATGATTTTTCCGCTGTTCATTTTTATTGCCGGTATATCCATGCCGTTTTCATTCAGTAATCAGCTGAACAAACCCGGGCTAACAATTGCTGCAGCAAAGAAGAGCATTTACCGTTCTTTAATCAAACGTACACTGATCCTGCTTTTCCTTGGCATGGTGGTGAACGGCTTGTTTCAGTGGAATGGATATGAACATACAAGATTTGCCAGTGTACTGGGAAGAATTGCTTTGAGTTGTTTTTTTGCTGCCATCATTTTTTTAAATACAAAACTGCGTACACAAATCATCTGGTTTTTTGGATTGCTGTTTTTTTACTGGGCAGTAATGATGCTTGTGCCTGTTCCCGGTTTTGGCGCAGGTGTATTAACACCTGAAGGTAATTTTGAAGGTTATATTGACAGGCTTTTTTTACCGGGAAGGTTTCATAACACTACGTTTGATCCTGAAGGATTACTTTCTACTATTCCGGCTGTAGGTACAGCATTGCTGGGCGTTTTTACAGGACAGTTTTTGCGTAACAACGAAATAGCTCCGGCTAAGAAAGTACTTTGGTTAATTGTTTCTGCTCTCGTATTACTGTCAGTTGGGTTGGTATGGAATATTGTTTTCCCGATTAATAAAAGTATGTGGACGAGTTCTTTTGTGTTGTTTGCAGGAGGCTGGAGTGTGTTGTTACTGGCTATCTTTTACTATATCATTGATGTGGCAGGGTTTAAAAAATGGTGCATGCCATTTGTATGGGTCGGTTGCAATTCTATTTTGATTTATATGGCAGCACACGGGGTTGTAAACTTTGAATCAACCTCGGCATTCCTGTTTCATGGTTTGTACAGTAAAACACCTGAGGTATGGCATGATGCATTGATGTGGATGGGTGTGGCAGTCATTCAGTTTGGAGCATTGTATTTTTTATATAAGAAAAAATGGTTTTTAAAAATTTAG
- a CDS encoding metallophosphoesterase: MKRKLMIVLLYSGLINASVTAQVLIKDSLNYIQSPKISANSFALNFIAMGDWGRNGEDHQKQVAVQMGKTAAEIKAQFIIATGDNFYPSGVISEQDPLWRYSFEDIYTAFSLQWDWYPVLGNHDYKSNPDAQVAYTKISRRWKMPARYYSKLIPIPGDTSSKVLILFIDTNPLIPEFYSNTEYGPNVKTQDSSKQKKWIAKELSNTDPKIKWKIVAGHHPMYSGGGRTDAYDTKAIRRSLKPIFDKYGVDVYLAGHEHSLQHLVADTKTQHFISGAASEKTAVHLTPETKMVASEYGFMIFSVTGKQLLVQTIDADGKLIYSTSIDK; this comes from the coding sequence ATGAAGCGTAAATTGATGATCGTTTTATTGTACTCAGGTTTAATTAATGCTTCGGTTACTGCACAGGTATTAATTAAAGACAGCCTGAATTATATTCAATCTCCAAAGATTTCTGCCAACTCCTTTGCATTAAACTTTATAGCGATGGGTGATTGGGGAAGAAATGGAGAAGATCATCAAAAGCAGGTAGCTGTGCAAATGGGTAAAACAGCAGCTGAAATAAAAGCGCAGTTCATTATTGCAACAGGTGATAATTTTTATCCCAGTGGTGTTATCAGTGAACAGGATCCATTGTGGAGATATTCTTTTGAAGATATTTACACTGCTTTTTCGTTGCAATGGGATTGGTATCCTGTATTGGGTAATCATGATTACAAAAGTAACCCCGATGCACAGGTGGCATATACAAAGATCAGCCGCCGATGGAAGATGCCTGCCCGTTATTATTCGAAATTGATTCCAATTCCAGGTGATACTTCCAGTAAGGTTTTGATTTTATTTATTGATACCAATCCATTGATTCCGGAATTCTATTCTAACACGGAATACGGGCCGAATGTAAAAACACAGGATAGCAGCAAACAAAAAAAATGGATCGCAAAAGAACTCAGTAATACTGATCCAAAGATTAAATGGAAAATTGTGGCGGGTCATCATCCGATGTATTCAGGCGGCGGCAGAACAGATGCTTATGATACAAAGGCTATTCGCCGTTCGTTAAAACCCATCTTTGATAAATACGGAGTGGATGTTTATTTAGCAGGGCATGAACACAGCCTGCAGCATTTGGTGGCTGATACAAAAACACAGCATTTTATTTCAGGTGCAGCATCTGAAAAAACAGCTGTGCATTTAACACCCGAAACTAAAATGGTTGCTTCGGAATATGGGTTTATGATTTTTTCAGTTACAGGCAAACAGTTGCTGGTACAAACCATTGATGCTGACGGCAAACTTATTTACAGCACAAGTATTGATAAGTAA
- a CDS encoding RagB/SusD family nutrient uptake outer membrane protein: MQSNHFESNFRKWFDQCKAQRPRATLSSFYNSYFKADANDIRNNQWLVGNQFWPDGSPIMVKTTKKGYDQFYTGTDGGDNYTYQLYIDSVISARLNPTSIDLGNDEIAWNMGIRNVKFAPDANSSSRNQSNDAPIFRYSDILLMKAEAILRGGTATSSHTALSLTNMVRSNRSTSAAWTSVTLDDLYAERAREFSWECWRRNDMIRFGNYETSYGFKTNSDTYRRIFPIPTAAMNTNPKLVQNPGY; the protein is encoded by the coding sequence ATTCAATCAAATCATTTTGAATCAAACTTCCGGAAATGGTTTGATCAATGCAAAGCCCAGCGGCCCCGTGCTACATTATCCAGTTTTTATAATAGTTATTTTAAAGCTGACGCTAATGATATCAGAAATAATCAATGGCTGGTCGGCAATCAATTCTGGCCCGATGGCAGTCCGATTATGGTAAAAACCACTAAAAAAGGGTACGATCAGTTTTATACAGGCACCGATGGTGGTGATAACTATACGTATCAACTCTATATTGATTCAGTTATTTCTGCACGTTTGAATCCTACTTCCATCGATTTAGGCAACGATGAAATTGCATGGAACATGGGTATCCGCAATGTCAAGTTTGCACCTGATGCAAATTCATCAAGCCGTAATCAAAGTAATGATGCACCGATATTCCGCTATTCAGATATTCTCCTGATGAAAGCAGAAGCTATCTTAAGAGGTGGTACGGCAACAAGCAGCCACACAGCTCTTTCTCTTACAAATATGGTACGCAGCAATCGCAGCACTTCGGCTGCATGGACTTCAGTAACACTTGACGATTTGTATGCTGAACGTGCACGTGAGTTTTCATGGGAGTGCTGGCGCAGAAATGATATGATACGTTTTGGTAATTATGAAACATCGTATGGCTTCAAAACCAATTCAGATACTTATCGTCGTATTTTCCCAATTCCAACTGCGGCAATGAACACAAATCCTAAATTGGTTCAGAATCCAGGATACTGA
- a CDS encoding SusC/RagA family TonB-linked outer membrane protein, producing MRLLHLKMLKKKAFEILAIFLLLPVVMLAQPTGTKDVSGKVTDNSGNPLAGVTVAVKSTSTAVVTNAAGMFSIKAKQGDVLVFSFVSFAPKEVAVTGTSVYNITMESAASALTDVVVVGYGRSSKRTVSSAITSIKPEDLNRGAIGDVAQLLQGKVPGLNITASGDPNRPAAVILRGASTVNSPQGPFYVIDGIPGADINAVAPDDIASMDILKDASATAIYGNRASNGVIMVTTKKGKKGKLQAAYNGYVGFESVSSSLDLMDANQLRAYAQKNNFTPSTNDDKGANTNWMKAVQKESALSHNHNLSFSGGTDKSMYSASLNYLKKDGIMLQSSLERVIGRISAEHHALNDKLILGLNIMSSSSKASNVPLQNMVFQQSVKFNPMSPVYNADGTFFENPNNTQYFNPVSIIKNALDDTKYGSLQGNFTAEAKLPFNLTANVNLAYQRGTWLHGEYYNSYYSRNYSTGSFYTNGDPGGGRSLRNFYSNGLAYRGYYQSSSKTLESYLTWGKKFGAHNIKAVLGHSWQKNTNNDGLQTSQTNFVNDYTGYTNLGLGNYQTVNGFAVDYGGAVYEETNFISDFFRVNYDFNEKILVQASVRRDGSSVFGKNKEWGYFPAASVAWRISEEDFIRNIAFINDLKLRVSYGETGNAFGLGAYNAQRLYSKSGTYYNNGVFAASFRSSQGSNPDLQWEVTATKNIGLDYGFLKGKINGSIDLYEKTTTNMVFPYAVAQSIDPSGFLWLNVGKIRNRGIEFSVNVNAVSQKNFSWNTGLNLATNQNVILDLKGPEQYGVNADSTYYTQIDGPGTTGSRLQILAVGGPLGQFYSFQYAGKDGSGNSLFYKKDKTTTTSPSNVTDYFSLGSPHAKLMFGWNNSLRYKNFDLNFFVRGVLGNKIFNATRADLSYVVTAGQTNISPYAADDKRTDSRNNNFSSRYVENGSYLRFDNATLGYRFNIKNEYISMLRFYATVNNLFVITKYKGIDPEINQGGASLGVDYNSFYPKTRTILLGVSVGF from the coding sequence ATGAGATTGCTTCATTTAAAAATGCTGAAAAAGAAGGCTTTTGAAATCCTTGCCATCTTTTTATTGTTGCCGGTAGTAATGCTGGCACAACCAACAGGAACAAAAGACGTTAGTGGAAAGGTTACCGATAATTCCGGTAATCCTTTAGCCGGTGTAACAGTTGCTGTAAAGAGTACATCAACCGCAGTTGTTACAAACGCTGCAGGTATGTTTTCCATTAAAGCAAAACAGGGCGATGTACTGGTATTCAGTTTCGTTTCTTTTGCTCCAAAAGAAGTTGCCGTAACAGGTACTTCAGTATATAATATTACAATGGAATCAGCTGCCAGTGCATTAACAGATGTAGTGGTGGTGGGCTACGGTCGTTCTTCTAAAAGAACAGTTTCCAGTGCCATCACTTCTATTAAACCAGAAGATCTCAATCGTGGTGCTATTGGCGATGTGGCCCAGTTGTTACAAGGTAAAGTACCAGGTCTTAACATTACAGCCAGTGGTGATCCTAACCGCCCGGCTGCTGTTATTCTTCGTGGTGCTTCAACCGTAAACAGTCCGCAAGGCCCGTTTTATGTTATTGATGGAATACCAGGTGCAGATATTAATGCTGTTGCTCCGGATGATATTGCTTCAATGGACATTTTAAAGGATGCATCTGCAACGGCTATCTATGGTAACAGAGCAAGTAACGGTGTTATTATGGTTACTACCAAGAAAGGTAAAAAAGGCAAACTGCAAGCCGCTTATAACGGCTATGTGGGTTTTGAAAGTGTAAGCAGCAGTTTAGATTTAATGGATGCAAATCAGTTAAGAGCATATGCGCAAAAAAATAATTTTACGCCAAGCACGAACGACGATAAAGGTGCCAATACCAATTGGATGAAGGCTGTGCAAAAAGAATCAGCCTTATCTCATAATCATAATCTTTCTTTCAGTGGCGGTACAGATAAAAGTATGTACAGCGCAAGCTTAAATTATCTGAAAAAAGACGGTATCATGTTGCAAAGTAGTTTGGAACGGGTAATTGGCAGAATCAGTGCGGAGCACCATGCATTAAACGACAAATTGATTTTGGGTTTGAACATTATGAGCAGCAGCAGCAAAGCTTCCAACGTTCCTTTACAGAACATGGTGTTTCAGCAATCAGTAAAATTCAACCCGATGTCGCCGGTATATAATGCCGATGGTACTTTTTTTGAAAACCCAAATAATACCCAGTATTTTAATCCGGTGTCCATTATCAAAAATGCGCTTGATGATACCAAGTACGGTTCATTGCAGGGAAATTTTACAGCAGAAGCTAAACTGCCTTTTAATTTAACGGCTAATGTAAACCTGGCTTACCAGCGTGGTACCTGGCTGCATGGAGAGTATTATAACAGTTACTATTCACGTAACTACAGTACAGGAAGTTTTTATACCAATGGCGATCCGGGTGGTGGCCGCAGTCTGCGTAATTTTTATTCCAATGGTCTTGCCTACAGAGGCTATTACCAAAGCAGTTCTAAAACATTGGAATCTTATTTAACCTGGGGTAAAAAATTTGGAGCACACAACATCAAGGCTGTGTTGGGTCACAGTTGGCAAAAAAATACCAACAACGATGGGTTGCAAACAAGCCAGACTAATTTTGTAAACGATTATACAGGATATACAAATTTGGGTCTTGGTAACTACCAAACAGTAAATGGTTTTGCAGTAGATTATGGCGGAGCTGTTTATGAGGAAACAAATTTCATCTCCGACTTCTTCCGTGTTAACTATGATTTTAATGAAAAGATACTGGTACAGGCTTCTGTTAGAAGAGATGGCAGCTCTGTATTTGGTAAAAATAAAGAGTGGGGCTATTTCCCTGCTGCAAGTGTTGCATGGCGTATTTCTGAAGAAGATTTTATCAGGAACATCGCTTTCATTAACGATCTGAAGCTGAGAGTGAGCTATGGTGAAACAGGAAATGCTTTTGGCCTGGGTGCGTATAATGCTCAACGCCTTTACAGTAAATCGGGTACTTATTATAACAACGGTGTTTTTGCAGCATCGTTCAGATCTTCTCAAGGTTCTAACCCCGATTTGCAGTGGGAAGTTACAGCTACCAAAAACATTGGTTTGGATTATGGATTCCTGAAAGGAAAAATCAACGGTTCGATCGATTTGTATGAAAAAACCACTACCAACATGGTGTTCCCTTATGCCGTAGCACAATCGATTGACCCAAGTGGTTTCTTATGGTTGAATGTGGGTAAAATCAGAAACCGTGGTATTGAGTTTAGTGTAAATGTAAATGCAGTAAGCCAAAAGAACTTCAGCTGGAATACAGGTTTAAACCTGGCAACTAACCAAAATGTAATATTGGATTTAAAAGGACCGGAACAATATGGTGTAAATGCTGATTCTACTTATTATACGCAAATTGACGGACCCGGCACCACCGGTAGTCGTCTTCAGATATTGGCAGTAGGCGGTCCATTAGGTCAGTTTTATTCGTTCCAGTACGCAGGAAAGGATGGTTCGGGTAATTCGTTGTTTTATAAGAAAGACAAAACAACAACAACAAGCCCTTCTAATGTAACAGATTACTTTTCACTGGGCAGTCCGCATGCTAAACTGATGTTTGGATGGAACAACTCTCTCCGTTATAAAAACTTCGACCTCAATTTCTTTGTAAGGGGTGTGCTTGGTAATAAGATATTTAATGCAACCCGTGCAGATCTTTCTTATGTAGTAACTGCAGGGCAAACCAATATTAGTCCTTATGCAGCCGATGATAAAAGAACTGATTCACGTAACAACAACTTTTCATCACGCTACGTAGAGAATGGTTCTTACCTGCGTTTCGACAATGCAACTTTAGGTTATCGTTTCAATATCAAAAACGAATACATCAGTATGTTACGGTTTTATGCTACAGTAAACAACCTCTTTGTAATTACAAAGTACAAAGGAATCGATCCTGAAATTAACCAGGGCGGTGCATCTTTAGGTGTAGACTACAATAGTTTCTATCCAAAAACACGCACTATTCTTTTAGGTGTATCAGTTGGTTTTTAA
- a CDS encoding inositol oxygenase, whose product MEPINKHFTESEVNPLSSLDQWEEDVLERYPDPESIATAKSTTEYRNYEDPARDSVKEFYRLNHTYQTYDFVKQKQEYFLKFDKKEMPLWSAFDFLNQLVDDSDPDTDLDQFQHLLQTSEAIRRDGHPDWMVLTGLMHDMGKVLCLFGEPQWAVVGDTFPVGCAYSDKVVYPEFFKDNPDYNNPAYNTPLGVYNKGCGLRNVHMSWGHDEYVYQMLKNYLPEPGLYMLRYHSFYAWHREGEYEYLLDDHDRDMLKWVNLFNPYDLYSKSPTVPVWQELKPYYENLVRKFLPETLKF is encoded by the coding sequence ATGGAGCCAATAAACAAACACTTCACTGAAAGTGAGGTGAATCCTTTAAGCAGTCTTGATCAATGGGAAGAAGATGTACTGGAGCGTTATCCAGATCCCGAATCTATTGCCACTGCAAAATCAACCACCGAATACCGCAATTATGAAGATCCCGCAAGAGATTCTGTAAAGGAATTCTACCGGTTGAATCATACTTACCAGACATATGATTTCGTTAAGCAAAAGCAGGAATATTTTCTCAAGTTCGATAAAAAAGAGATGCCTTTATGGAGTGCTTTTGATTTTCTGAACCAGCTGGTTGATGATTCTGATCCTGATACAGACCTGGATCAGTTTCAGCATTTACTACAAACTTCAGAAGCTATCAGACGGGATGGACATCCAGACTGGATGGTGCTTACCGGGCTGATGCATGATATGGGAAAAGTGCTTTGTCTTTTTGGTGAACCTCAGTGGGCTGTTGTTGGCGATACGTTCCCGGTAGGTTGCGCCTACTCTGATAAAGTAGTTTATCCTGAATTTTTTAAAGATAATCCGGATTATAATAACCCTGCTTACAATACTCCACTCGGGGTTTACAACAAAGGCTGTGGATTGCGGAATGTTCATATGTCCTGGGGCCATGATGAATATGTGTATCAGATGCTGAAAAATTATTTACCCGAACCGGGCTTATACATGCTGCGCTATCACTCCTTTTATGCCTGGCACAGAGAAGGGGAATATGAATACCTCCTCGACGACCACGACAGGGATATGCTGAAATGGGTAAACCTGTTTAATCCTTACGATTTGTATTCCAAAAGCCCGACAGTACCCGTTTGGCAGGAATTAAAACCTTACTATGAAAACCTGGTAAGAAAGTTTTTACCTGAAACATTAAAGTTCTGA